In a genomic window of Kineococcus rhizosphaerae:
- a CDS encoding LacI family DNA-binding transcriptional regulator encodes MRARTNSAGKPVTIAQIAARAGVHAATVSRALADPPTSVGPDTALRIRALAVELGYVPDPAASSLRTRRSRVLGVLVPLLTDYVLARIYEGVDDGA; translated from the coding sequence GTGCGCGCGAGGACCAACAGCGCCGGCAAACCGGTCACGATCGCCCAGATTGCCGCCCGCGCCGGGGTGCACGCCGCGACGGTCTCGCGGGCGCTGGCCGACCCCCCGACTTCGGTCGGCCCGGACACGGCGCTGCGCATCCGGGCGCTGGCGGTGGAGCTGGGGTATGTCCCAGACCCGGCCGCCTCGAGTCTGCGGACCCGCCGCAGCCGGGTGCTGGGCGTGCTGGTTCCCCTGTTGACCGACTACGTCCTGGCCCGCATCTACGAGGGGGTCGACGACGGGGCCTAA
- a CDS encoding NADH:flavin oxidoreductase — protein sequence MSNQNPTDVFFEKYDLNGLTLPNRLAVAPMTRVSANADGTVTERVANYYERWARGGFGLVITEGSFTDSEFSQTYLHQAGLARPEHARAWSTVVERLHDGGSLVFAQLQHGGGQSQGNAHRDGTVGPSAIAPRGEQLGMYRGSGPYRTPRELTHAELRDVRAGFVQSAKNAVDAGFDGVEVHGANGYLLDEFITDYLNERTDEYGGDVAGRIRFAVEVCQDVIDAVGSQITVGIRISQGKVSDNHHKWAGAEQEAAQIFVALRESGVDYVHTTEYRASAPLNSEGTKTLARVAKDHFGRTVIANGGMEVVADSRELLTTGAADVVAIGKAALADPSWPQTLRAGGDTNLPLPDGLLGPLADVKDLELELS from the coding sequence ATGAGCAACCAGAACCCAACCGACGTCTTCTTCGAGAAGTACGACCTCAACGGGCTGACGCTGCCGAACCGGTTGGCGGTGGCCCCGATGACGCGCGTGAGCGCGAACGCCGATGGCACCGTCACCGAGCGCGTCGCGAACTACTATGAACGCTGGGCGCGCGGCGGGTTCGGCCTCGTCATCACCGAGGGGTCCTTCACCGACTCCGAGTTCAGCCAGACCTACCTGCACCAGGCCGGGCTGGCCCGCCCCGAACACGCCCGTGCGTGGTCGACCGTCGTGGAACGCCTGCACGACGGCGGGTCCCTCGTCTTCGCCCAACTGCAGCACGGTGGTGGGCAGTCGCAGGGCAACGCCCACCGTGACGGGACCGTCGGCCCCTCGGCGATCGCCCCTCGTGGTGAGCAGCTCGGCATGTACCGCGGCAGCGGCCCCTACCGCACCCCTCGCGAACTGACCCACGCCGAACTGCGCGACGTCCGCGCCGGTTTCGTCCAGTCCGCGAAGAACGCCGTGGACGCCGGGTTCGACGGGGTCGAGGTGCACGGCGCCAACGGCTACCTGCTCGACGAGTTCATCACCGACTACCTCAACGAACGCACCGACGAGTACGGCGGTGACGTCGCCGGCCGCATCCGCTTCGCCGTGGAGGTGTGCCAGGACGTCATCGACGCCGTGGGGTCGCAGATCACCGTGGGGATCCGCATCTCCCAGGGCAAGGTCAGCGACAACCACCACAAGTGGGCCGGCGCCGAGCAGGAGGCAGCACAGATCTTCGTCGCCCTACGTGAGTCCGGTGTCGATTACGTCCATACCACCGAATACCGCGCCAGCGCCCCGCTGAACAGCGAGGGCACCAAGACCCTGGCCCGGGTGGCCAAGGACCACTTCGGGCGCACCGTGATCGCCAACGGCGGCATGGAGGTCGTGGCCGACTCGCGCGAACTCCTCACCACCGGTGCGGCCGACGTCGTGGCCATCGGCAAGGCTGCGCTGGCCGACCCGAGCTGGCCGCAGACCCTGCGTGCCGGTGGCGACACGAACCTGCCGCTACCCGACGGTCTGCTCGGCCCCTTAGCCGATGTGAAGGACCTCGAACTCGAGCTCAGCTGA
- a CDS encoding SDR family oxidoreductase: MSAPLLQGRRALVVGGGGEIGAAVAELFAVNGAAVVVADRPGTIASRTITASSRFETVDIDVTDQSSTRAAVAAATALLGGHVEIVVNSAGILEQVAVREMTLAQWQRTIDIDLTGTFLVAQAVLDPMLQAGWGRIINVGSQLGLLGGQTLAHYAAAKAGVIGFTKSLAREVASQGVLVNTIAPGPIDTEMTARVDEAWKKEKRADLPLGRFGTPAEVAPTALLLASDPGGNLYVGQTLGPNSGDVMP, translated from the coding sequence GCAGGGTCGTCGAGCCCTCGTCGTCGGTGGCGGCGGTGAGATCGGCGCGGCTGTGGCGGAACTGTTCGCGGTCAACGGCGCCGCCGTCGTGGTCGCCGACCGTCCCGGCACCATCGCCTCGAGAACCATCACTGCCTCGAGCCGTTTCGAGACCGTCGACATCGACGTGACCGATCAGTCCTCGACGCGCGCCGCCGTGGCCGCGGCGACCGCACTGCTCGGCGGGCACGTCGAGATCGTCGTCAACAGCGCGGGGATCCTGGAGCAGGTTGCCGTCCGTGAGATGACCTTGGCGCAGTGGCAGCGGACCATCGACATCGACCTCACGGGGACGTTCCTGGTCGCCCAGGCGGTGCTGGACCCGATGCTGCAGGCTGGGTGGGGCCGGATCATCAACGTCGGTTCGCAGCTCGGTCTGCTCGGTGGCCAGACCCTGGCCCACTACGCCGCGGCCAAGGCCGGAGTCATCGGGTTCACCAAGTCCCTGGCCCGGGAGGTCGCCTCACAGGGCGTCCTGGTCAACACCATTGCCCCCGGCCCCATCGACACCGAGATGACGGCACGTGTCGACGAGGCGTGGAAGAAGGAGAAGCGGGCCGACTTGCCGCTGGGACGCTTCGGGACACCGGCCGAGGTCGCACCCACTGCCCTGCTGCTGGCCAGCGACCCCGGGGGCAACCTCTACGTCGGCCAGACCCTGGGCCCCAACAGCGGGGACGTCATGCCCTGA